One window of the Spirochaetia bacterium 38H-sp genome contains the following:
- the aroF gene encoding 3-deoxy-7-phosphoheptulonate synthase, producing the protein MIIVLERGISKEKKDNIIAFLSEKKLKIREIIGEEETVIGAVGQLAIDIREVEILPGVARVIPISKPYKLASRELKKSDTVVKLKNNIKIGGGRIAVIAGPCAVENREQLFSIAESVKSSGAVILRGGAFKPRTSPYSFQGLGEEGLRYLKEVSDKLNIPVVSEIVSPEHVEIFIKYVDIFQIGARNMQNFELLKKVGATGLPVILKRGLAATMEEWLMAAEYLLAHGTDDVILCERGIRTFETYTRNTLDLSAIPVIKKLSHLPVIVDPSHATGVRTKVMPMALAAIAAGADGLMVEVHNNPEKALSDGAQSLYPEQFELLMRNIEAMSPVIGKEVEKIPESSGLLYSVYSEKNDTTQLTVAFQGEHGAFSEKALTQYFSKYDFDTVPCQAFSDVFNTVLEGKADYGIIPIENSLAGSILENYDLLLQYPDIKIVGETQIRIEHSLIAIEDASFDTIRYVYSHPQGLSQCKDFLDQHPEWERIPFYDTAGAVAYVAKEKDIRKAAIANEVAAQYYGVKVLKQGIESNPRNYTRFFIIAREEHPVIENPSKASLSFQTPDKPGALLSCLRIIADAKLNLKKLESRPIQGKPWNYMFFLDIELPENKNVFFDTVKKLEGLAENLKILGIYS; encoded by the coding sequence ATGATTATTGTATTAGAGCGTGGAATCTCCAAGGAAAAAAAAGATAATATAATAGCCTTCTTATCTGAGAAGAAGCTTAAAATAAGAGAAATAATAGGCGAAGAGGAAACTGTCATCGGTGCTGTAGGCCAGCTAGCCATTGATATTCGAGAAGTGGAAATACTCCCGGGAGTTGCAAGAGTTATTCCTATAAGCAAGCCTTACAAGCTTGCGTCACGAGAGTTAAAAAAATCCGATACTGTTGTAAAGCTCAAAAATAATATAAAAATAGGTGGAGGTCGCATAGCGGTTATTGCCGGTCCGTGTGCAGTTGAGAATAGAGAACAATTGTTTTCTATTGCAGAATCCGTTAAGTCTTCCGGAGCTGTGATACTTAGGGGGGGTGCTTTTAAACCGCGTACTTCTCCGTATTCTTTTCAGGGTCTAGGTGAAGAGGGGCTAAGATATTTAAAAGAAGTGTCGGATAAGTTAAATATACCTGTTGTATCTGAGATAGTATCGCCAGAGCATGTTGAAATCTTTATAAAATATGTTGATATATTTCAAATCGGTGCAAGAAATATGCAGAATTTCGAGTTGCTCAAAAAGGTAGGAGCCACCGGGTTGCCTGTTATTCTTAAGAGAGGACTTGCTGCTACTATGGAAGAGTGGCTTATGGCTGCAGAGTATCTTCTTGCTCATGGTACTGACGATGTTATTCTTTGTGAGAGAGGAATAAGAACTTTTGAGACTTATACAAGAAATACTCTTGATTTGTCTGCCATACCGGTTATAAAGAAACTTAGTCATCTTCCTGTGATTGTGGACCCAAGTCATGCAACAGGTGTCAGGACAAAGGTTATGCCTATGGCTCTTGCAGCCATAGCAGCAGGAGCTGACGGTCTTATGGTTGAGGTCCATAATAATCCGGAAAAGGCTCTTTCTGATGGTGCTCAGTCTTTGTATCCAGAGCAGTTTGAACTGCTTATGAGAAATATTGAGGCCATGTCTCCTGTTATAGGTAAGGAGGTGGAGAAAATTCCGGAATCTTCCGGGCTTTTGTATTCTGTTTACTCCGAAAAGAACGATACGACTCAGTTAACTGTTGCTTTTCAGGGAGAACACGGTGCATTTTCGGAAAAGGCGCTTACACAGTATTTTTCAAAATATGACTTCGATACTGTCCCTTGTCAGGCATTTTCTGATGTTTTTAACACTGTTCTAGAAGGAAAAGCTGATTATGGAATAATACCTATAGAAAATTCTCTTGCGGGTTCTATCCTTGAGAATTATGATTTGTTGCTTCAGTATCCGGATATTAAGATAGTAGGGGAGACTCAGATAAGAATAGAGCATAGTCTCATAGCTATAGAAGATGCAAGTTTTGATACTATAAGGTATGTTTATTCTCATCCGCAAGGACTTTCCCAATGTAAGGATTTTCTTGATCAGCATCCCGAGTGGGAGCGTATTCCTTTTTATGATACTGCAGGTGCTGTTGCTTATGTTGCAAAAGAAAAGGATATAAGAAAGGCTGCAATAGCAAATGAGGTTGCTGCTCAGTACTATGGTGTAAAGGTTTTAAAGCAGGGTATAGAAAGTAATCCCAGAAATTATACCAGATTTTTTATTATTGCACGGGAAGAGCATCCTGTTATAGAAAATCCTTCTAAAGCTTCTCTTTCTTTTCAAACTCCGGATAAACCAGGAGCTCTTCTAAGTTGTCTTAGGATAATAGCGGACGCAAAGTTGAATCTTAAGAAGTTGGAGTCAAGACCTATCCAGGGGAAACCGTGGAATTATATGTTTTTTCTTGATATAGAACTTCCAGAAAATAAGAATGTATTTTTTGACACGGTCAAAAAGCTTGAAGGTCTGGCAGAAAACCTTAAGATATTGGGAATTTATAGCTGA
- a CDS encoding transglycosylase SLT domain-containing protein, whose product MQYTQSYVKLFLILLTLAIISCAEFPVNTLSGQWIPIDNKNVVEEKRQEAVRGLLALAKKSKSPALFLYRQEESRDFVMDFFTNLTGSRDIALPILYYSDKYNVPLFVSFSLSYIESEYYPYAINENVSSIDRGLFQLNSKTFPYLEEDDFFNPDINAKYGIQHISYCLREAKSEVLALAYYNAGKYRVVTGGTPAMTLRYIEKYFTFKNKLEEKFFSYMNSVADVSSNNIEKYFKSYNGELKPVDTNKTTQ is encoded by the coding sequence ATGCAATATACACAAAGCTATGTAAAATTATTTTTGATATTATTGACCCTTGCTATTATAAGCTGTGCGGAATTCCCTGTAAACACTTTATCAGGGCAATGGATACCTATTGATAATAAAAATGTAGTTGAGGAAAAAAGGCAAGAAGCAGTAAGGGGTTTACTGGCTCTTGCAAAAAAAAGTAAAAGCCCTGCTCTTTTTCTTTACAGACAGGAAGAAAGTCGTGATTTTGTTATGGATTTTTTTACTAACCTTACTGGCAGTAGAGATATTGCTTTGCCTATTTTGTATTATTCCGATAAGTATAATGTTCCTCTTTTTGTTTCTTTTTCCCTTTCTTACATAGAGAGTGAGTATTATCCTTATGCTATAAATGAAAATGTTTCTTCCATAGATAGAGGCCTTTTTCAGCTCAACTCAAAGACCTTTCCTTATTTGGAAGAGGATGATTTCTTTAATCCGGATATAAACGCAAAATATGGAATACAGCATATAAGTTATTGTCTTAGAGAGGCAAAGAGTGAGGTTTTGGCTCTTGCCTATTACAATGCAGGAAAATACAGAGTGGTTACAGGTGGTACTCCGGCCATGACTTTACGATATATAGAAAAATATTTTACATTCAAGAATAAACTTGAAGAAAAGTTTTTTTCTTATATGAACTCGGTGGCTGATGTTTCCTCTAACAATATAGAAAAATATTTCAAATCGTATAATGGAGAGCTTAAGCCTGTTGACACTAATAAAACAACGCAATAA
- a CDS encoding response regulator has translation MKKILYAEDEFTSRSILEAYMTKAGAKCCFATDGEAALKLFGENSFDLVILDQYMPIMSGDKVAAIIRESGSDIPILAITSDEGEIEKLKKAGITECFIKPLHKEDYLYIIEKYLK, from the coding sequence ATGAAAAAAATACTTTATGCAGAGGATGAGTTTACCAGCAGAAGCATATTGGAAGCCTATATGACAAAAGCAGGTGCAAAATGCTGTTTTGCTACAGACGGAGAGGCTGCCCTAAAATTGTTTGGAGAGAACTCTTTTGATCTTGTTATTCTTGATCAATATATGCCTATTATGTCAGGAGATAAGGTTGCAGCCATTATAAGAGAATCTGGCTCGGATATCCCTATCCTTGCAATAACCAGTGACGAAGGAGAAATAGAAAAACTCAAGAAAGCAGGAATAACAGAATGTTTTATAAAACCACTGCACAAAGAAGATTATCTTTATATAATAGAAAAATATCTAAAGTGA
- a CDS encoding peptide ABC transporter substrate-binding protein — translation MRKIQYAIALLILSLSITLLGAEEKVFSANITPFPDNLNPQRIDRVNEANIAIALYEGLVSYSPADLKPLPGVAYKWEWNNGYTEIRFFIRDNAFFSDGSPVTAEDFKRSWLYMIREGLTYASLLDVIEGAKEYREKKVDDSQVKITAESDKVLFLKLKHPAPYILSFLGHQAFVPINSKMDISKKWQPSKEIICNGPYMIETIEKEKIIMKKNPYYWDKEYPKIEKLIITSYEDRDKVMRLFNGDVIHWAPDGIDVSQLANRKALIINPLFSTTFYFFDARMEPWNNPDVRKALALLVDWSDARNPQKYFFPTATLVPSIPGYPEIEGITKQDKTKAMELLEKAGYAGGKGLPEMIIYCMEGTEEEFQQFTKVWKDEIGLKVTIKSFSTMKDFFSAIEQGGYSLSSITWLGDFPDPMTFLSLWQSTSGLNYAHYSSEEYDKLIEEANKKIGTERLSMLAEAEKFLLEKDVIVLPISNSPAINLIDLDWIDGWYPNPLDLHPFKYIDFMESTDEQGVIKYNLSNMSGAESRNRIYF, via the coding sequence ATGAGAAAAATCCAGTATGCTATTGCATTGCTGATATTATCCTTATCCATTACCCTTTTAGGAGCAGAAGAAAAAGTTTTTTCTGCCAATATAACCCCCTTTCCCGACAATCTTAATCCACAAAGAATAGATAGGGTAAACGAAGCCAATATTGCAATAGCATTGTATGAAGGTCTTGTTTCATACAGTCCTGCCGATTTAAAACCTCTGCCGGGAGTAGCTTACAAATGGGAATGGAACAATGGATATACAGAAATTCGATTTTTTATAAGAGATAATGCATTTTTCTCAGATGGAAGTCCGGTTACTGCAGAAGATTTTAAAAGAAGCTGGCTGTATATGATAAGAGAAGGGCTGACATATGCATCTCTTCTGGATGTAATAGAGGGAGCAAAGGAATACAGGGAAAAAAAAGTGGATGACTCTCAAGTAAAAATAACAGCCGAATCAGATAAAGTACTCTTTCTTAAGCTCAAACATCCAGCCCCTTATATTCTTTCTTTTCTTGGACATCAGGCATTTGTTCCTATAAACAGCAAAATGGATATATCAAAAAAATGGCAGCCATCCAAAGAAATAATATGTAATGGTCCATACATGATAGAAACCATAGAAAAAGAGAAAATCATAATGAAAAAGAACCCATATTACTGGGACAAGGAATACCCAAAGATAGAAAAACTCATAATAACCTCCTATGAAGACAGAGACAAGGTGATGAGACTTTTCAACGGGGACGTAATACACTGGGCACCGGATGGAATCGATGTATCACAACTTGCAAACAGAAAAGCTTTAATCATAAATCCTCTGTTTTCCACTACTTTTTATTTTTTTGACGCAAGAATGGAACCATGGAATAATCCTGATGTCAGAAAAGCTCTAGCATTACTCGTTGACTGGTCAGATGCAAGAAATCCTCAAAAATATTTCTTTCCTACAGCAACATTGGTACCTTCTATTCCCGGATATCCGGAAATAGAAGGAATTACAAAACAGGATAAGACAAAAGCAATGGAACTTCTGGAAAAAGCTGGATATGCTGGAGGCAAAGGCCTGCCAGAGATGATAATATACTGTATGGAAGGTACGGAAGAAGAGTTCCAACAGTTTACCAAAGTATGGAAAGATGAAATAGGACTTAAAGTGACAATAAAATCTTTTTCTACCATGAAAGATTTTTTCTCCGCCATAGAACAAGGAGGATATTCTTTAAGTAGTATCACGTGGTTGGGCGATTTCCCTGATCCAATGACTTTTTTATCTCTGTGGCAAAGTACAAGTGGATTAAACTATGCTCATTATTCATCAGAAGAATATGATAAACTTATAGAAGAAGCAAACAAGAAGATAGGAACAGAAAGGTTATCTATGCTAGCTGAGGCAGAAAAATTTCTGTTGGAGAAGGATGTTATTGTTCTTCCTATTTCCAACTCTCCTGCCATAAATCTAATCGATCTGGATTGGATAGATGGTTGGTATCCTAATCCGCTTGATTTACATCCCTTCAAGTACATAGATTTTATGGAAAGCACAGATGAACAAGGGGTAATAAAATACAACCTATCAAACATGTCCGGAGCAGAATCAAGAAATAGGATATATTTTTAG
- a CDS encoding TVP38/TMEM64 family protein yields MKGKFKPKDFIFPVFIFVIFLLVFLVVVFAPDLWSIISDSKKISALIKDWGIWAPVGFIIFQILQVIIFIIPGEVAQISGGFIFGPFLGFLYSVIGIALGSSFNYFIAKFSGRSFIEDLVGKKEIENFDTFILKKRTESIFFILFIIPGIPKDILCYVAGLGNINFPSFLIISMLARFPGIIGSVWIGHALFEKEWFMAALIGAVAIGLFIIGSLKRDKLTELISRLRKKQEY; encoded by the coding sequence ATGAAAGGCAAATTTAAGCCAAAGGATTTTATTTTTCCTGTTTTCATTTTTGTTATTTTTTTGCTTGTTTTTCTTGTTGTTGTATTTGCACCGGATTTATGGAGTATTATCAGTGATTCCAAGAAAATATCGGCACTAATAAAAGATTGGGGTATATGGGCACCTGTTGGATTCATTATTTTTCAAATCCTTCAAGTGATCATATTTATAATTCCTGGAGAAGTTGCCCAGATATCAGGAGGATTTATATTTGGTCCTTTTTTGGGTTTTCTTTATTCTGTAATTGGCATAGCATTGGGTTCTTCCTTTAACTATTTTATTGCAAAATTTTCAGGGAGAAGTTTTATAGAAGATCTTGTGGGAAAAAAAGAAATAGAAAACTTTGATACCTTTATCTTAAAAAAAAGAACAGAAAGTATTTTTTTTATACTCTTTATTATTCCAGGCATTCCCAAAGATATCCTGTGCTACGTTGCTGGTCTGGGAAACATAAACTTCCCATCTTTTCTTATAATATCAATGCTAGCCAGATTTCCCGGTATAATAGGTAGCGTATGGATAGGACATGCCCTTTTTGAAAAAGAATGGTTTATGGCGGCTCTTATAGGTGCTGTCGCAATAGGCCTTTTTATAATAGGCAGTCTCAAGAGAGATAAGCTTACAGAGCTTATCTCTCGTTTAAGAAAAAAACAAGAATACTAA
- a CDS encoding CarD family transcriptional regulator — translation MADNIISPDNIQFKVNDHVVYPLQGVGEVIRIEERDFEGKKLLYYIIYIPVSDLTIMAPVNKAEEIGIRPIVSKEEAQEALNFMSENPQAGPTDWKTRYQMNYDLLKKGNIMDIAKVVRALYYRSKVKELPIMERKLFDSALKILIDEISFSLNIPIKEVNDRIFSKLEEDSPDTDDIMDDEDKDIDDIDDDIDLDLDLDEDEDEDEDEDEDEEDDED, via the coding sequence ATGGCAGATAATATTATTTCTCCTGATAATATCCAGTTTAAGGTAAATGACCATGTGGTATATCCTCTTCAAGGTGTTGGAGAGGTTATAAGAATAGAGGAGAGAGATTTCGAGGGAAAAAAGCTTCTCTATTATATCATTTATATACCGGTATCTGATCTTACGATTATGGCTCCGGTTAATAAGGCAGAAGAAATAGGTATAAGGCCTATAGTCTCCAAAGAAGAAGCTCAAGAAGCTCTCAACTTTATGTCAGAAAACCCTCAAGCAGGTCCTACGGATTGGAAAACAAGATATCAGATGAACTATGACCTTCTGAAAAAGGGCAATATAATGGATATTGCCAAGGTCGTAAGAGCACTGTACTACAGAAGTAAGGTAAAAGAGTTGCCAATAATGGAAAGAAAGCTGTTTGACAGCGCACTTAAGATATTGATAGATGAAATCTCCTTTTCTCTCAATATTCCTATAAAAGAAGTAAACGATAGAATTTTTAGCAAGCTTGAGGAGGACTCTCCTGATACTGATGACATTATGGATGATGAGGACAAAGATATTGATGATATCGATGATGATATAGATCTCGATCTGGATTTAGATGAGGATGAGGATGAGGATGAGGACGAAGATGAAGACGAGGAAGATGACGAAGATTAA
- a CDS encoding IspD/TarI family cytidylyltransferase has protein sequence MKTRKMTKINAFIITAAGNSTRMGTGDKKEYRLLNKKPVIFFSIEAALKTNLFSVIAVSLPHADLSEWQEKIMSKYADSNCCFVFVSGGKTRQESVKNALIGIENHAPDFVLIHDGARPWVTPELIESVLKKTSATGACVPIIPSVDAVKRILDDGKVIEHLSKYEYVSAQTPQGFSYPLIKKAHLEYVNSDRLFFDDAEMVAAMGKDVFFVKGDARNRKITFGWDL, from the coding sequence ATGAAGACGAGGAAGATGACGAAGATTAATGCTTTTATAATTACTGCGGCAGGAAACAGCACCAGGATGGGAACGGGAGACAAAAAAGAATACAGGCTTCTCAATAAGAAGCCTGTTATTTTTTTTAGCATTGAGGCTGCTTTAAAAACAAATCTTTTTTCTGTTATTGCAGTAAGTCTCCCCCATGCTGATTTATCGGAATGGCAGGAAAAGATAATGTCAAAGTATGCAGATAGTAACTGCTGTTTTGTCTTTGTTAGCGGGGGCAAAACGCGTCAGGAATCAGTAAAAAATGCACTTATCGGTATAGAAAATCATGCTCCTGATTTTGTTCTGATTCACGATGGGGCAAGACCATGGGTTACTCCGGAGCTTATTGAGAGTGTACTTAAAAAGACATCGGCAACAGGTGCATGTGTTCCCATAATTCCTTCTGTAGATGCTGTAAAGAGAATATTGGATGACGGCAAGGTTATTGAGCATTTATCAAAATATGAATATGTCTCAGCTCAGACTCCTCAGGGATTTTCCTATCCTCTTATAAAGAAAGCTCATTTAGAATATGTTAATTCCGATAGACTTTTTTTTGATGATGCTGAAATGGTTGCAGCAATGGGTAAAGATGTTTTTTTTGTAAAAGGGGATGCAAGAAACAGAAAGATAACTTTTGGATGGGATTTATGA
- the ispF gene encoding 2-C-methyl-D-erythritol 2,4-cyclodiphosphate synthase, with the protein MMVRIGQGYDLHRLEDGLPLIIGGVRIDSAKGSVAHSDGDVLLHALADALYGAVADGDIGYHFPPSNPDYRNLNSAVILKHAVNLTREKGFSISNIDCTVVLQKPILRPYMNDIIGKIAELCSIPSEAVSVKAKTKEGVDSTGKGEAIEAFSSVLIYRS; encoded by the coding sequence ATGATGGTTAGAATAGGTCAGGGTTATGATCTCCATAGGCTGGAAGATGGACTTCCTCTGATAATTGGTGGTGTTAGAATAGACAGTGCCAAAGGTTCTGTTGCTCATTCTGACGGGGATGTTCTTTTACATGCTCTCGCAGATGCGCTGTATGGTGCTGTTGCAGATGGTGATATCGGGTATCATTTTCCACCTTCCAATCCTGATTACCGCAATCTTAACAGCGCTGTCATTCTTAAACATGCAGTTAATCTCACAAGAGAAAAAGGCTTCTCTATCTCCAATATAGATTGTACAGTTGTTTTACAAAAACCAATCTTAAGACCATATATGAATGATATTATAGGAAAGATAGCCGAATTGTGCAGTATTCCCTCGGAGGCAGTATCAGTAAAAGCAAAAACAAAGGAAGGGGTAGATTCTACAGGCAAAGGTGAGGCTATAGAGGCTTTTTCTTCTGTTCTTATCTACAGGTCATAA
- the fusA gene encoding elongation factor G — MSELQKTMRNIGISAHIDSGKTTLTERILYYCSRIHAIHEVRGKDGAGATMDFMELEKERGITITSASTNVTWKNHVINIIDTPGHVDFTIEVERALRVLDGAVLVLCSVAGVQSQTLTVDRQLKRYNVPRLAFVNKCDRTGANPYKVRDQIEEKLGMDAVLMQIPIGLEDKHEGVVDLIKMKAIYFEGSSGEQVVEKDIPAELREEAEEKRELMLDALSMYSDELAEAILEGGDVDENLIHDAVRKGTLSLKLCPVFIGSAYKNKGVQPLLDGVVKYLPAPNEIENTALDLSNNEEPVTLISVDNKPTVAYAFKLEDGQYGQLTYIRIYQGVVKKGMELFNTRSKKKFKIGRLVRMHANHMEDISEAHSGDIVALFGIDCVSGDTFCDPSLNLAMTSMFVPEPVISLAVKPKDKKSEDNMAKALNRFSKEDPTFRVYIDPESNETIIQGMGELHLEVYIERMKREYKVDVETGMPQVAYRETITQRADFDYLHKKQTGGSGQYGRVAGYMEPIPLEEGTNYEFVDQIKGGVIPNEYIPSCDKGFQKAMEKGRLIGFPIVGIRVVINDGQYHPVDSSDMAFQMAAIGAFRQAYEKAKPAILEPLMKVAVEGPTEFQGNIFGSINQRRGIILSSTEDGQFCRVEAEVPLSEMFGYSTTLRSLTQGKAEFTMEFSRYAKVPQSIEEELKKKFREKQQEEN; from the coding sequence ATGAGCGAGTTACAAAAAACAATGAGAAATATCGGTATTAGTGCTCACATTGACTCCGGAAAGACCACCCTGACAGAGCGTATCCTTTATTATTGCTCCAGGATTCATGCTATACATGAGGTGCGTGGTAAGGATGGTGCCGGTGCAACCATGGATTTTATGGAGCTTGAGAAAGAAAGAGGTATCACGATCACCTCGGCTTCTACCAACGTAACCTGGAAAAACCACGTTATCAATATAATCGATACACCGGGACACGTTGACTTTACCATAGAAGTAGAAAGGGCTTTAAGAGTTCTAGACGGGGCTGTTCTTGTATTATGTTCTGTTGCAGGAGTACAGTCACAGACCCTTACTGTGGACAGACAGCTCAAGCGCTACAATGTTCCTAGACTTGCTTTTGTCAACAAGTGTGACAGAACCGGTGCAAACCCATATAAGGTAAGAGACCAAATAGAAGAAAAACTAGGGATGGATGCTGTTCTTATGCAAATCCCTATCGGATTGGAAGACAAACATGAGGGTGTTGTTGACCTTATAAAAATGAAGGCTATCTATTTTGAGGGCAGCAGCGGAGAGCAGGTTGTTGAGAAAGATATTCCGGCAGAGCTAAGAGAAGAAGCAGAAGAAAAAAGAGAACTTATGCTAGATGCTCTTTCTATGTATTCTGATGAGCTTGCAGAGGCTATCTTGGAGGGCGGTGATGTGGATGAAAACCTTATCCATGATGCAGTAAGAAAAGGTACGCTTTCTCTCAAACTTTGTCCTGTTTTCATAGGTTCTGCTTACAAGAACAAGGGAGTACAGCCTTTACTTGATGGTGTGGTAAAATATCTGCCTGCTCCCAATGAGATAGAGAATACAGCTCTTGACCTCTCCAACAACGAAGAGCCTGTTACACTTATCTCTGTTGATAACAAACCTACTGTTGCATATGCTTTTAAGCTTGAAGATGGACAATATGGTCAGCTCACCTATATAAGAATCTATCAGGGTGTTGTAAAAAAAGGTATGGAGCTTTTTAACACAAGGAGCAAGAAAAAATTTAAGATTGGAAGACTTGTAAGAATGCATGCTAATCACATGGAAGACATATCAGAAGCTCATTCTGGTGATATTGTTGCGCTATTTGGTATAGATTGTGTATCTGGAGACACTTTCTGTGATCCCAGTCTCAACCTTGCAATGACCTCCATGTTTGTTCCTGAGCCTGTTATCTCTCTTGCCGTAAAACCCAAGGATAAGAAATCAGAAGATAACATGGCAAAAGCTCTCAATAGATTTTCCAAAGAAGACCCTACATTCAGAGTATATATAGATCCGGAAAGCAATGAAACCATAATACAAGGAATGGGTGAGCTGCATTTGGAAGTCTACATAGAGAGAATGAAAAGAGAATACAAGGTAGATGTAGAGACAGGAATGCCTCAGGTAGCATATAGGGAAACGATAACCCAGAGGGCAGACTTTGATTACCTGCACAAGAAACAGACAGGTGGTTCTGGTCAGTACGGACGCGTTGCAGGATATATGGAGCCCATACCTTTGGAAGAAGGAACCAATTATGAGTTTGTGGATCAAATCAAGGGAGGCGTAATCCCCAACGAATACATTCCTTCCTGTGATAAAGGTTTCCAGAAAGCAATGGAGAAAGGAAGGCTTATTGGTTTCCCAATCGTTGGTATAAGGGTAGTCATCAATGACGGACAATACCACCCCGTAGACTCATCCGATATGGCCTTCCAGATGGCAGCCATAGGAGCTTTTCGGCAGGCATATGAGAAGGCAAAACCAGCAATACTGGAACCTCTTATGAAAGTAGCTGTAGAAGGACCTACTGAGTTTCAAGGAAATATTTTTGGTAGCATAAACCAGCGCAGAGGTATTATACTAAGTAGTACGGAGGACGGACAATTCTGCAGAGTAGAAGCAGAAGTGCCTCTTAGTGAGATGTTTGGATACTCCACCACCCTCCGCTCCCTTACTCAGGGAAAAGCAGAGTTTACCATGGAGTTTTCCCGGTATGCAAAAGTACCGCAGAGCATAGAAGAAGAGCTTAAGAAAAAGTTCCGGGAAAAACAACAAGAAGAAAATTAA
- a CDS encoding CBS and ACT domain-containing protein: MRIKEIMTKNPVAVTADINILEAKELLKKEKIHRLPVTDSQGKIQGIIAEKDLLYVSPSPATTLNVYEMAGLLSKVKVRDIMTKDVITVNPESYIEDAARIMVDNNIGGLPVCMDDGLLVGIVTESDIFKRFVELFGTRKKGVRLTAVLPERKGELADISSVIANAGGNIISIATFLGETSQESLCIIKIEGLEENEVRKVTAPYLEKLVDIATV, translated from the coding sequence ATGCGCATAAAAGAGATAATGACCAAAAATCCTGTTGCCGTTACGGCAGATATAAACATACTGGAGGCAAAAGAACTCTTAAAAAAAGAAAAGATACATAGACTTCCTGTTACAGATAGCCAAGGTAAAATACAGGGAATAATAGCAGAAAAGGATCTGCTTTATGTAAGCCCCTCTCCAGCAACAACTCTCAATGTCTATGAAATGGCGGGTCTCCTTTCCAAGGTAAAAGTACGAGATATAATGACAAAGGATGTTATAACCGTAAATCCTGAGTCCTATATAGAAGATGCTGCAAGAATTATGGTTGACAATAATATAGGTGGCTTACCTGTATGTATGGATGACGGCCTTCTTGTGGGGATAGTAACTGAGAGTGATATCTTTAAGAGGTTTGTAGAACTTTTTGGTACCAGGAAAAAAGGCGTGCGTCTTACAGCTGTTCTTCCTGAGCGTAAAGGAGAGCTTGCGGATATAAGCTCTGTTATTGCAAATGCAGGAGGCAATATAATATCTATTGCGACTTTTCTAGGAGAAACTAGCCAGGAATCGCTTTGTATCATAAAGATAGAGGGATTGGAAGAGAACGAGGTAAGAAAAGTCACAGCTCCATATCTAGAAAAACTGGTAGATATTGCAACAGTATAA
- a CDS encoding ABC transporter ATP-binding protein — protein sequence MLKVENLYVSYGAIQALQGISFVVNKGEIVTLIGANGAGKTTTLNALCGIVPAASGSIIFEDKNIGSMEAHDIVSLGITQVPEGRRVFADLTVEDNLNMGAYTRKDVSGIKQDIESVYERFPRLRERRKQPAGTLSGGEQQMLAIGRALMTRPRLMLLDEPSMGLAPLLVMEIFEIIQDLNKEGTTILLVEQNAHMALKIANRAYVLETGRIVLQGTAKELMESEDIQKAYLGG from the coding sequence TTGCTTAAGGTAGAAAATCTTTATGTGTCATATGGTGCTATTCAGGCTTTACAGGGAATATCCTTTGTTGTTAACAAAGGGGAAATTGTTACTCTCATAGGCGCCAATGGAGCAGGAAAAACCACAACTCTCAACGCTCTATGCGGTATTGTGCCGGCAGCTTCCGGTTCTATTATTTTTGAGGATAAAAATATAGGCAGTATGGAGGCTCACGATATAGTTTCCTTGGGGATTACTCAGGTCCCAGAGGGAAGGCGAGTGTTTGCAGATCTGACTGTGGAAGATAATCTCAATATGGGAGCATATACGAGAAAGGATGTTTCCGGGATAAAACAGGATATAGAGAGTGTCTATGAGCGTTTCCCACGTTTAAGAGAAAGAAGAAAACAGCCTGCCGGTACTCTTAGTGGAGGAGAACAGCAGATGTTGGCAATAGGTCGCGCGCTTATGACCAGACCAAGGCTTATGCTTCTTGACGAGCCTTCTATGGGACTTGCTCCTCTGCTTGTTATGGAGATTTTTGAGATAATACAGGATCTCAATAAAGAAGGAACAACGATTTTGCTTGTGGAGCAGAACGCTCATATGGCTCTCAAGATAGCAAATCGGGCATATGTGCTTGAGACAGGAAGAATAGTGCTGCAGGGTACTGCAAAAGAGCTTATGGAAAGTGAAGATATTCAAAAAGCCTATCTTGGTGGTTAG